One window of the Lemur catta isolate mLemCat1 chromosome 6, mLemCat1.pri, whole genome shotgun sequence genome contains the following:
- the SMIM45 gene encoding long intergenic non-protein coding RNA 634 yields the protein MPHFLDWFVPVYLVISVLILVGFGACIYYFEPGLQEAHKWRMQRPLVDRDLRKTLMVRDNLAFGGPEA from the coding sequence ATGCCGCACTTCCTGGACTGGTTCGTGCCTGTCTACCTGGTCATCTCTGTCCTCATCCTGGTGGGCTTCGGCGCCTGCATCTACTACTTCGAACCGGGCCTGCAGGAGGCGCACAAGTGGCGCATGCAGCGCCCCCTGGTGGACCGTGACCTCCGCAAGACACTGATGGTGCGGGACAACCTGGCTTTCGGCGGCCCTGAGGCCTGA